The Limnospira fusiformis SAG 85.79 genomic interval GCTTTATTGGGCTGTTTTTGATGATTCTGGTAAGACTGAGAAGGTTCTGGGGGTAAATTGCTATCAGTATCAGATGGTTCAGACATAATTAAAGGTGTGTTAAGCAATACTTCCGCGTTTGCGTGCTTCTTTGTAGGAGATACCGACGTTAGGGAGTCCGGCGCGAATCATTTGGTCTTCTAGCATAGCAAAAAACCGAGTCCGATCGCCTCCTCTCACCACCGCTTGATTGTGGGCTTCCGCTAAAGCCACCGGGTAACCATAGCCTTTATAAACTTGGGCTAACATAATTGATAAAGCTAACTCAAATTGTTCCGTATTTTCAGCTACCCAAGCCGGACATTCAATTCTAGCGATTTCTGTGCCGACATTCACATAACAGAAGTAGATGGAATCAAAATCATAATAATCTAAAATACGCGATCGCGATCGCCAGAGGGGGCTGCGCTGTCCCGGTTTCAGATAATTAGACCATAGCACCGTATCTCGCAGAGGTTCAGAAATTTGACAGGGGGCTTGTTTAATCTTGCCTTTTTTGTCCACTTGACCGAAATCTGGGCAATTTCGCGCACAATCAGGTTCATTATACGGACACCCTTGCAATCTCAGAAACGAAATAGTTTCGCTACTGCGAGAGGCGCTGACATAACCCATCATCGGAATACCAGACACTTTAATCATATCCCAGGCTTCTAAAATCGGTTCGATAATGCGATCGCGCGCTTCTGTTGGCAATGTTTCCAAAAACCAGTAAACTAGGGAACCATCTACTAAGGCGAGGGCCGGGTTAAGGTTGTCCCCTTGAATCGTAGCAATCTCTCGGGCTGTTTCCGCGAGGGCGATCGCTTCCGAAATGCTGCGTTGGTAGCCCATCCATTCCTCTGTGC includes:
- a CDS encoding DNA double-strand break repair nuclease NurA encodes the protein MLDLTQLARQMQGMSKHLTREAQAASDRLKAAQNLLTEAQKHQEELIESLNYWVDRIPFHPAIPIDQLDSCFTIQAPPAAHTVFATDGSQIAPNAHEIAYCYLINIGRVVLYYGQSRHPILDSVPEIFYRPEDLYISRQWGIRTEEWMGYQRSISEAIALAETAREIATIQGDNLNPALALVDGSLVYWFLETLPTEARDRIIEPILEAWDMIKVSGIPMMGYVSASRSSETISFLRLQGCPYNEPDCARNCPDFGQVDKKGKIKQAPCQISEPLRDTVLWSNYLKPGQRSPLWRSRSRILDYYDFDSIYFCYVNVGTEIARIECPAWVAENTEQFELALSIMLAQVYKGYGYPVALAEAHNQAVVRGGDRTRFFAMLEDQMIRAGLPNVGISYKEARKRGSIA